From Anopheles coluzzii chromosome 3, AcolN3, whole genome shotgun sequence, the proteins below share one genomic window:
- the LOC120957347 gene encoding calumenin → MKTMFVFAMSICLLLNYAVSAIPKPEEKRVLDHDPLSHAQHYQNDEHNKQYDHEAFLGEDAKTFDQLEADESRRRLGLIVDKIDRDNDGFVNMSELKAWIQYTQRRYIDDDVNRQWKTHNPNNTEKVHWDTYRKNVYGFLDELAAQEPDHPSDEHFSYRTMMKRDRRRWSIADRDGDDELTREEFTDFLHPEESSHMRDVVVTETIEDIDKDSDGKVSVEEYIGDMYRQGEQNEEEPDWVKHERETFTNFRDKNKDGFMDNQEVKDWITPADFDHAEAEARHLIYEADSDADEKLTKEEIIEKYDLFVGSQATDFGEALTRHDEF, encoded by the exons atgaaaACGATGTTCGTATTCGCAATGAGCATCTGCTTGTTGCTTAACTACGCCGTGTCTGCTATCCCAAAGCCGGAGGAAAAACGAGTGCTGGATCATGATCCGCTAAGCCATGCGCAACATTATCAAAACGATGAGCATAACAAACAGTACGATCACGAAGCATTTCTCGGCGAAGATGCTAAAACGTTTGATCAGCTCGAGGCGGACGAAAGCAGAAGACGCTTGGG ACTCATCGTAGATAAAATAGACAGAGACAATGATGGCTTCGTTAATATGTCTGAGCTGAAAGCGTGGATTCAGTACACACAGAGGCGCTACATCGACGATGATGTCAACCGTCAGTGGAAGACGCATAATCCGAACAACACGGAGAAGGTGCACTGGGACACATACCGCAAGAATGTGTATGGATTCCTGGACGAGCTTGCGGCGCAGGAACCGGACCATCCGAGCGATGAACATTTTTCCTACCGCACTATGATGAAGCGCGACCGACGCCGCTGGAGCATTGCGGATCGTGACGGAGATGATGAGCTCACGAGGGAAGAGTTTACCGATTTTCTCCATCCCGAGGAAAGCAGTCACATGCGCGACGTTGTAGTAACGGAGACCATCGAGGACATTGACAAGGATAGTGACGGAAAGGTGTCAGTCGAAGAGTACATTGGCGATATGTATCGGCAAGGTGaacaaaatgaagaagaacCGGATTGGGTAAAACACGAACGCGAAACCTTTACCAACTTCCG TGACAAAAATAAGGATGGCTTCATGGACAACCAGGAGGTGAAAGATTGGATCACTCCGGCGGACTTTGACCATGCGGAAGCCGAAGCCCGTCATTTGATCTACGAGGCAGACTCTGACGCAGATGAAAAGCTAACAAAGGAGGAAATTATTGAAAAGTACGACCTGTTTGTCGGTTCGCAGGCGACCGATTTTGGTGAGGCTTTAACGCGGCACGACGAATTTtag